The genomic stretch TTCTGAGGGCGGTCAAGCATCCGATAATGTTCTAGAATCAGAAGGGGATTCTAAACAAGTTTAGAGATCATAAAGAATCATAAACATCCCAAGAAAGTTTGTAGAGTTTGATATGCTGCAAGATACTGAAatagactctgaaggagaagtcatccagtgtgccatgttagtagactttGAACCACTCAGTGTTGAAGAAGTGCTCAATAAGAAAGTGTGGTTGAAGGCCATGAAAAATGAACTTGAGCTTCTAAAATGATTTTACCTGCTAAATTGTAAGGTTGTTGTCACACCGTAAAAAAATTACAAATTAGATTCTGATTCTAaaggtgatgatgtagatgccACAACTTTTAAGCAGTTGGTTGACTCTCTAAGGTATTTGTGCAACGCCAAACCTAACATTTACTATATAGTTGGAATGGTTAGTAGGTTTATGTGTAAACCgaagtggtctcattaccaagtTGTTGTCAGGATTTTGAGGTATATTAAGGGGACTCTGAAGTATGAAGTTTTGTTCTCTTCTGGTGAAAAAGTTAAGTCAAAACCGATGTATTACTCGGACTCTGATTGATGTGGAGACGGAGTTGACAGAAGAATTACTTCTGGATATTTGTTTAAGTATCTGGGAATTCCTATTGCTTGGTATTCCAAGAAGCAGTCagttgttgctttgtcaacctaTGAAGCATAAGATATTTCAGGTGTTGTGATTGCATGTCAAGCTATTTGGCTTTTGAATTTACTGCAGGATATGAAGATCAAGGTAAACAAGCCTCtgaagttgatgattgataacaagtctgcaatcaatctttctaagaaaccagtgttgcatggaagaagcaagcattttgagactaagtatcattttctgagaaGTCAAGTTCATAATGGAGTGCTAGAAATTATGCATTATAGCACCCAGAAGCAGCTGacagatgttctgacgaaagcgaTCAAGACTGATCAGTTTTTCCACTTGAGGAatggaattgttgttgttaatttgattagctgaatatgaattaagggatggtgttaGAAGTAATTCATCTTCAGCATTATTAGTATTTGTTTTGTTAAGCTTAACCTAGCTAGTGTAGGTTAGCATGTTGTTTATGTGGCATTATTATTTGTGTGTATATAGTACTATAGCTGTCAACAATTGTATCCGCTGAGTATTGTAGTGCAGTATGTGTGCAACCATTTTGCTGTAACCGTTTTAGCagagtagtggaagtttgttattctctcttctctcttttctttcatcttcatcttcttcatcttgtgCACCAACATTATTCACCCAGCAACACAATACCAGAAATTCAGAAACCATATGCATTCTTCCTCAACCAAGAATCCTAAACCTCCTTGATCTCACCTTTTAAATACCAAAACCTAGTGACAAATTGTGAGTGCCTGTGATGAATCTGAATGAACATGGGTAAATGTTACTAAAACAATTACCATTAGATTTAAAGAGATTATAAGAACGAGCCTCAAAGAGATTCATCTTGCTGACATATAAATTTCTAGATTCGAGATTCATATGAAAACAAGAAACCCCTTGCTGACACAAATGACCCTTATTTATTTCCTGACTCAATAATCAAACTAAAAGAGAAAGAGGAGTGACAAGAGAATGAGATTTTTATGATTGTGATATATTGAAGGAGCTAGAAGTTtttctttaataaaaaaaatcaaaaaataaagTGAAATTCAATCCGAAGGGGCAATGAAAGTTAGAGCATCTCTAATGGATTCAAACTATTTTGAGTTCTTTGTGGGATTCATTAAACCACATCATCTCGAAGTAACTCATCTAATTTTCCTTCTAATGGTGCAACTTTAAAAAACTCATATTGGATCCCACAATTTTATCTCAtatattaaaatttaatttatactaaattttattttaacttaaa from Lathyrus oleraceus cultivar Zhongwan6 chromosome 7, CAAS_Psat_ZW6_1.0, whole genome shotgun sequence encodes the following:
- the LOC127102849 gene encoding uncharacterized protein LOC127102849, whose translation is MVVFANDCSEEESEYEGSKDESELEDDSKDKDESDSESDYEDEEDSEGKSDSEGESDSDPDSDDDPESGDSDSKGDDVDATTFKQLVDSLRYLCNAKPNIYYIVGMVSRFMCKPKWSHYQVVVRILRYIKGTLKYEVLFSSGEKVKSKPMYYSDSD